The Methanosarcina acetivorans C2A genome includes the window ATATATCGTTAATCGATGAAGTTAACAGTTGATCGTCCACTTTTACACCTCCTTAAATATCATTTTTTTTGCATTGCCGCGCTGGTAGTCTTTACTGATTACAGTTTCTCCCACACAATAAGGGCATACAGCTGAAGGCATGGAAAAACGCAGTTTTTTCCCTTCCAGTGCGTCCACTTCAGCTGCGCTATGCAAATAATAACTTAAATCAAAAGCTCCCTGCCCGGTAATACCATTGACAAACATAATTTCGGCCTTCGGATTTGCCAATCTTACATTGAAGGCAAAAACTTCCCTTTCTGCTTGCGATACGATATCGCCCTTTGTTATAACAACAATATCCGCTAATTTCAACATCGGGCCGATTTTTTTTGGTGTATGAACCCCTGCAAGATTATCAATAACACATACCCCCATCACTCCTTTTATGTGAGGAGAGCATCTGTTGCACAAACCTGCACTCTCGGTAATAAGCATATCCAGTTCGTTTTTTAACCCCCAGGCCAGACATTCGTCAATGTTACTCACAAAGAAATGGTCAGGGCATAAATTCCCAGAGAGTCCGACAATAACCGGTAGTTCCATTTTTTTATATGCAAGGTCATCTTTTGTGGAAAGCGCATCAAACTTGATAATGCCTATTTTTTTCCCTTCTTCTTTTAAGTGTTCAACCGTTTTCAGTATGACTGAAGTCTTTCCAACTGAAGGCGGCCCTGCCACTGTAATTAATCTCATCTAGCGGATCTCCTTTCGGTTTTGGTATTTTGCCTCTCTTAAGTCTCAATTTTGGTAAAAAGGAGAGGCTGCCATGCTTCAAAAAATACTTCTGATGCCAGTCGGATTAATTCCATGGTATCGTTGGAACGCACGTAATCCCACCCCAGCCATTTCAATTTTGCATTCTCCGGATATCTGTACTCCACTTCAGGATTTAATGGCGGATAACAATTGTCGGATAAATATTGCCCTATTTTTCTACCGGTAGTGTACTTTATCAATACATCCAGTTCCTCCAGCTTTGCTTTCTTGGCTAAAATATAAAACGGGAACGCCAGAGCCCCGTCTTCCGGCCATATAACTGAAGTCTTCCCGCGTCTCGGACAAATATCAGCCAGAAACCAGGGAATGATATATATGGCTGCGCCAAGCTCGCTATCCGAACCTGCAATTCTCGACATGTGGACGTAATGCAGCATGTTTTTCGTATTATACGCGAGGTGCTTTAGGCCCTGAATGCCATGGTCTTTATATATATTTAAAAATAAAAACGTGTTAAACTCGGAATACGGGCTTTTTTCATCTTTCCTCCAGCCTCCGACAATTATCTTATCATGGTAAATCGGGTCAAGAATATCACTCCAACGCCCTGGGACGGGCAGGCCGCCCAGCCTCCAATGGTCTACAAGAAAAACAATGGGAACTACGGCAAAAATAGTGAATCGCTTTTCAGGGTCTTCGATCCCGCAATCAGCATATATGGGGGGTAATGGTTTGGGCTGGCACGCCTGGAAATAACCCTTATCGATAAATTTCTCGAAAAAATTTTTCTCAAATACATTATCAAATGATGAAGACAACACCATGTTGGGAAAGTCATCAATGTTGTCCACCTCGTGAATATGCTGAAAAGGTGAATAGCCGCTTCCTCCACCCATGGGAAAATAGCATTTGAGCCGGATTCCTTTTTCAATCCGATAATTCCTTAGTATGGCTTCCAAACCATCCTTGAACGTATACTTTAAGGGGACCGGAATTCGTCCCATAAAGTCAAATTCTCCGGGTGGAAGGTCACCGCTGCAAAGTTCGGTTTCGGAATTGTAGTCATTTCCTTCTGTACGTAAATCTAAAGTATCTCTATTTTCTACCTTAATGTTTTCACCCCCTCATTTTGTTGTTTCTCTGTTTTCATGTCGAGCTTGCAGGAGGCAGATGCTGCAGTATCCTGTTTGCTTCATCATCTGTCAGGTTATAGTGGTAGAATCTCGAGTAGTAATCTTTGACCTCACTGGTCATGTTCAGATCCTCAAACAGTTCCGGATGTAGAGTTTTGGCAAAATACTCCATAAGCAACACCCCTTCAGCACCATAGTCCCACCAGGCTACTCCCTGTGGGCAGAGATATACCCTGTTATTCTGCACAGCCTTCAAGTTACTGAACCTGGGGTCATTCGTAAATATATCTGTACTGTTGACATGTCCTACATAGATTACATCAGGATTCCATACAAGCAGCTGCTCCGGTGTAATTGTTTCAATCCCTTCCATATCTCCGGAAATATATTTGCCGCCAGCCATCTCCACATAAAACTGCGGATAAGAGTTTTTACCCTGATTTGTCATTGCATCATTGGCATAGTATACCGTGGGACGCTCACTATCTGTAAGGTTTGCAGTTCTCGATGTCACATAATTCGCCTTCCGATCAAAGTATACACCCCATTCGTCAGCAGTCTTTTTTGCATCCGGGCCCATTACTTCACCATAAAGCGCGATTTCCTGCTTCACATATTTAACGAATGAGTCTACGTTATCAGGATTTCCTGAGTTTTTCTGAGTAACCACAACAGGAATATTACTCGAATTTAATTTATCCCTTGTAAAATCCAGGCAAAATACTACCTGTACTTTTTTGCTTATGAGATCTTCAACATTAGGATTTTGTTGATTTCCATTCATTGGGATATTTCTCAACTGCGGAGCTACCTTATAGGCCCATGGGAAATCATTGGACACACGTATTGTCACTGCCATTTTGTCTGTTTGGTTTAGCAAAATTAATTTTTCATATGATTGACCAGCAAGAGCAGCGACATGAGTCACATTTGCTGGTATAGTTACAACTCGTCCCTCTTGATCTGTAATCTGAACGTATTTATCAGACTCTATCTCAATACTTTGATCAGATTTTGTGTTACTATGACCTACATGTGCAGCAACGGATACTATTGCAAGGACTGCAATAAGTGCAACAACAGCCACTATACCCCTTTTATCCATTCAATCACACCTTTAACTCCATTTTAATTTTGTATTGATTTTTTTCTTCGACCGATGAAGGTACAATTAATTTTATGCCTTCGTTGCTGTCGATTTCTTCAAAAGCATTAATAACTGGCAGGCGGGAGATGCTGCAGTATCCTGTTTGCTTCCTCGTCTGTCAGGTTATAATGGTAGAACCTCGAGTAGTAGTCTTTGACCTCACTGGTCATGTTCAGGTCTTCAAATAGCTCAGGATGCAGGGTCTTGGCAAAATATTCCATGAGTAGTACCCCTTCTGCACCATAATCCCACCAGGCCACTCCCTGCGGACAGAGATATACTCTGTTATTCTGTACAGCCTCTAAATTAATGAACTTGGAATCGTTCGTAAATATATCCGTACTGTTAACATGACCAACATAGATCACATCAGGATTCCATACGAGTAGCTGCTCCGGTGTAATTGTTTGAATCCCTTCTGTATCTCCTGAAATATACTTGCCGCCAGCCATCTCCACATAAAACTGCGGATAAGAGTTTTTACCCTGATTTGTCGTTGCGTCTCTGGCATAGTATACCGTGGGACGCTCACTATCTGTAAGGTTTTCAGTTCTCGATGTCACATAATTCACTTTCTGGTCAAAGTATGCACCCCATTCCCCTGCGGTCTCTTTTGAATCCGGCCCCATCACTTCGCCGTAAAGCGCTACCTCCTGCTTCACATATTTTACGAATGAGTCTGCATCATCAGGATTTCCTGAGTTCTTCTGAGTGACCACAGCAGCTATATTGGTCGATTTCAGTTTCTCTTTCGTACCATCGTATGATCTGCAAAATACTACCTGTACTTTTTTGCTGATAAGATCTTCAACATTAGGATCGTCTTCCATTGGAATATCCTTCAACTGCGGAGCTATTTTATAGGCCCACGGAAAATCATTTGACACATGCATTGTCACTACCATTTTGTCCGTTTGGTTTAGCAATATCAATTTTTCATACGCCTGACCGGAAACAGCAGCCACACGGGTGACATTCTCCGGTACAGTTACGATTCGTCCTTCCTGGTCTGTAATCTGAACGTATTTATCAGACCCTATCTCACTACCTTGATCAGATTTTGTGTTACTATGACCTACATGTGCAGCAACGGATACTATTGCAAGGACTGCAATAAGCGCAACAACAGCCACTATTCCCCTTTTATCCATTCAATCACCTTGAACTCCATTTTAATTTTGTATTGATTTTTTCTTCGACCGATTAAGGTACAATTAATTTTATGCCTTCGTTGCTGTCGATTTCTTCAAAAGCATTAATAACTGGTAGGCGGTAGATGCTGTAGTATTCTGTTTGCTTCCTCGTCTGTCAGGTTATAGTGGTAGAATCTCGAGTAGTAATCTTTGACTTCACCGGTCATGTTCAGGTCTTCAAATAGCTCAGGATGCAGGGTTTTGGCAAAATACTCCATAAGTAACACCCCTTCAGCGCCGTAATCCCAGTAGGCCACTCCCTGCGGACAGAGATACACCCTGTCATCCTGTACGGCTTTTACGTTACTCAGCCGGGTGTCATTTGTAATTATATCCGTACTGTTAACCCGGCCTACAAAAATTACATCAGGATTCCATGCCAGTAACTGTTCCATTGTGACGCTTTGAAGTCCTTCTTTATTGGTATTTTTTGCAACGTAGTCGCCACCGGCCATTTCCACATAAAACTGCGTATAAGAGTTTTTACCCTGTGTTGTTATCGCATCCGGACCCCTTGCATAATACACTTTGGGACGCTGACTATCTGTAAGGTTTGCAGTTCTCGATGTCACATAATTCACTTTCTGATCAAAGTACGTACCCCATTCATCAGCAATTTCCTCCGCATCCGGGCCCATCACTTCGCCGTAAAGCGCTATTTCCTGCTTCACGTACTTAACAAATGAGTCTGCGTTCTCGGGGTTTCCCGAGTTCTTCTGAGTGATCACAACAGCTATATTGCTCGAATTCAGTTTCTCCTTATTACCGTCGTATGACAAACAAAAAACGACCTGCACTTTTTTGCTGATAAGATCTTCCACATTGGGATCGTTTTCTATAGGGATATCTTTCAACTGTGGGGCTATCTTATATGACCAGGGCAGATTGGTCCATGCCGATATTGTCACTGCCATCTTGTCGGTCTGATTTAGCAAAATTAATTTTTCATATGACTGACCGGCAAGAGCAGCCACATGAGTCACATTCGCCGGCACAGTTACAACTCTTCCCGTCTGGTCTGTTATCTGAACGCCCTGATCAGCTCTTATCCCGATATTACTATCTAGCTCAGACCTTGTGTTACTGTAACCTACACCTGCAATGGATAAAATTGCAATAACTGCAATGATAGCCACCATACCCTTTTTATCCATCCAATCACCTTAATTTCCCATCATATGTCCGGATCGATTTGTTTTCATAGCCCCGTTGTTTTCATAGCCCTGTGTGGTTATTGTATCTGCATAGGTATGCATGCTTTTCTTTGTTCATCCACATCCAGTATTTTTACGTCTATGCCATAGGCTTGTTTCATATTTTCTTCCGTGACTACGGTTCTCGGGTCTCCCATCTCCATGATTGTGCCCTGATTCATTATAGCGACCTTGTTGGAAGATAAAAAGGCATGGTCTGGAAAATGAGAAGTCATAACAACTGATAGCCCACTTTTAGACAATTTATTTATGACTTTGAGTGTTCGTATCTGGTTCCCGAAATCCAGATGGGATGTAGGCTCGTCCAGAAGAAGAATTTCGGGTCTTTGGGCTATTGCTCTGGCCATCAGTACTAGCTGTCTTTCTCCCCCACTGATCTCAGTGTAGATTTTATCCTTCAGGTGCAGGATTCCAAGATTTTCCAGAGCCTCTTCAGCTATTTTATAATCATTTTTCCCGGGAACCGACGTTATGCTTAAATAGGGAGTCCTGCCCATTAAAACGATATCGAGAACTGAATATGCAAAGGTTGAATTGTTTGATTGGGGGATGTACCCCATGACCTTGGCGATTTCGGTATTATTCAT containing:
- a CDS encoding GTP-binding protein yields the protein MRLITVAGPPSVGKTSVILKTVEHLKEEGKKIGIIKFDALSTKDDLAYKKMELPVIVGLSGNLCPDHFFVSNIDECLAWGLKNELDMLITESAGLCNRCSPHIKGVMGVCVIDNLAGVHTPKKIGPMLKLADIVVITKGDIVSQAEREVFAFNVRLANPKAEIMFVNGITGQGAFDLSYYLHSAAEVDALEGKKLRFSMPSAVCPYCVGETVISKDYQRGNAKKMIFKEV
- a CDS encoding ABC transporter substrate-binding protein — its product is MGGGSGYSPFQHIHEVDNIDDFPNMVLSSSFDNVFEKNFFEKFIDKGYFQACQPKPLPPIYADCGIEDPEKRFTIFAVVPIVFLVDHWRLGGLPVPGRWSDILDPIYHDKIIVGGWRKDEKSPYSEFNTFLFLNIYKDHGIQGLKHLAYNTKNMLHYVHMSRIAGSDSELGAAIYIIPWFLADICPRRGKTSVIWPEDGALAFPFYILAKKAKLEELDVLIKYTTGRKIGQYLSDNCYPPLNPEVEYRYPENAKLKWLGWDYVRSNDTMELIRLASEVFFEAWQPLLFTKIET
- a CDS encoding ABC transporter substrate-binding protein, whose product is MDKRGIVAVVALIAVLAIVSVAAHVGHSNTKSDQSIEIESDKYVQITDQEGRVVTIPANVTHVAALAGQSYEKLILLNQTDKMAVTIRVSNDFPWAYKVAPQLRNIPMNGNQQNPNVEDLISKKVQVVFCLDFTRDKLNSSNIPVVVTQKNSGNPDNVDSFVKYVKQEIALYGEVMGPDAKKTADEWGVYFDRKANYVTSRTANLTDSERPTVYYANDAMTNQGKNSYPQFYVEMAGGKYISGDMEGIETITPEQLLVWNPDVIYVGHVNSTDIFTNDPRFSNLKAVQNNRVYLCPQGVAWWDYGAEGVLLMEYFAKTLHPELFEDLNMTSEVKDYYSRFYHYNLTDDEANRILQHLPPASST
- a CDS encoding ABC transporter substrate-binding protein, which codes for MDKRGIVAVVALIAVLAIVSVAAHVGHSNTKSDQGSEIGSDKYVQITDQEGRIVTVPENVTRVAAVSGQAYEKLILLNQTDKMVVTMHVSNDFPWAYKIAPQLKDIPMEDDPNVEDLISKKVQVVFCRSYDGTKEKLKSTNIAAVVTQKNSGNPDDADSFVKYVKQEVALYGEVMGPDSKETAGEWGAYFDQKVNYVTSRTENLTDSERPTVYYARDATTNQGKNSYPQFYVEMAGGKYISGDTEGIQTITPEQLLVWNPDVIYVGHVNSTDIFTNDSKFINLEAVQNNRVYLCPQGVAWWDYGAEGVLLMEYFAKTLHPELFEDLNMTSEVKDYYSRFYHYNLTDEEANRILQHLPPASY
- a CDS encoding ABC transporter substrate-binding protein is translated as MDKKGMVAIIAVIAILSIAGVGYSNTRSELDSNIGIRADQGVQITDQTGRVVTVPANVTHVAALAGQSYEKLILLNQTDKMAVTISAWTNLPWSYKIAPQLKDIPIENDPNVEDLISKKVQVVFCLSYDGNKEKLNSSNIAVVITQKNSGNPENADSFVKYVKQEIALYGEVMGPDAEEIADEWGTYFDQKVNYVTSRTANLTDSQRPKVYYARGPDAITTQGKNSYTQFYVEMAGGDYVAKNTNKEGLQSVTMEQLLAWNPDVIFVGRVNSTDIITNDTRLSNVKAVQDDRVYLCPQGVAYWDYGAEGVLLMEYFAKTLHPELFEDLNMTGEVKDYYSRFYHYNLTDEEANRILQHLPPTSY
- a CDS encoding ABC transporter ATP-binding protein, giving the protein MVVKNIMDIRNAEFSYNGKKSIFRNVNISIERGDVLCILGPNGTGKSTLIKCMSSLLKLKSGKILLKDKNIYSMNNTEIAKVMGYIPQSNNSTFAYSVLDIVLMGRTPYLSITSVPGKNDYKIAEEALENLGILHLKDKIYTEISGGERQLVLMARAIAQRPEILLLDEPTSHLDFGNQIRTLKVINKLSKSGLSVVMTSHFPDHAFLSSNKVAIMNQGTIMEMGDPRTVVTEENMKQAYGIDVKILDVDEQRKACIPMQIQ